The sequence GGTTCCATCGAATGCGACGATGTGTAGAGAGGAACGGAGTAAacttcgaaaaacaataaaagtattggcaacttactacattaagccgtttttcagtttctaaacattttcagtgtcaCCTAGGTATTATTATATCCTACGTTCGATTTTCGTAAACCGCTGTTGATTTCCATAGATTGGTTGTGACTAATCTATATGTTTATTCAAGTCggttgttccacaactgagtgttCCTTAAGGGAGTTGTAGCCGTGCACCACCTCTATGTGTTGTTGTAGTATGGTTGTATGGTTGTTGTTTGttgaaattttgttaatttaaagaagagcGGAAGAGGCTTCCCTGTCACAGGTCTCTGACTTACTAGGGAAGCCTCAatctgaattctattgtacatagctaaacaaataaagcattttgaattttttgaatgTGGAACCATCTGCCTATTGCAGTATTTTCAAACttattcaacttagggtccttcgagAAAAGAGCGTCCCAATTCTTAGCCAGACAATGTACTCGCAAACCTTCTGGCATTGACATGACTCTTGGCACTAGGTGAACTTTCTGGCCGTTTCTCctctatctataaaaaaaaggaaaggGTCCCTCAGGGTCAGGGTCGCTCGTCGgttcttttcatcacagcgtaaacaaaatttagtAGAAAAAGAAGACATTTTCTAATTAggctgatttagtttttataaatatatatatacatggtTGAGTGGTTAGCGCACGTGATACTTATCTCGAAGGTCCTTTGTCCGATTTCCAGCAAATCCATATTCTTTTTGGGTTGTCAAGCACACATCTGCACAATATCTTAACATTAAAACAGAggcagaaatatatatttaatgtccTATTGGATGTTACTTCTAGTATAGATATGCTatgttatgtataataatattaataattagccTTTATCCATCCACAtcttattaaaatagaaacattaaacaaaactaaatataaataatttttttactactaagataattattgtcaatttatctgtaatatatacgtagtattaaattttacgGTGTGGTGGCCTTTGGTTTACATAaagtaacaaaaacaaatccGCATAAGTTTAGAATTCTTTTATTCTATGTAAATGAGATTACTTCGACTTTATAATTCATGGTGTGAGTATAATCGCTTCAGTGTTAAACTAGATGGTGGTAGTGTTGTAAGGATGGATACGTGTTTCGCTTTGATGCTTTTGGCGTCCGCAGCTAGTGGAACTTCTCTTAAAGGTTAGAGAAATTAAAAACTGAAGTTAttgttaacaaaattaaaagttaaaataggtaaatttttatttatttcatgaatTTGAGGAACTTcttttactaattattatttcttattattgattaggaataataatataattgttattattttagattttcaaaaaaaggaatatatttatttaagtttactTGTTGtactcttttttattatattgttaacgATTTATAGAAATTCATAAGTGGTTTTGCTTTAAAACCTCTACTGgttcttaatttaatattttaatgatcagttttttaatttatagtttatttttgccAAAAGATGGAAATGAACATAAAAATCATTACATTGTAATGCGattttagattataaaattataaattgtttacgttagATGAAATAGGAGATCCATCTTTAATGCAATCTGGATGGACCAATTTagaaaaagattttttgtgtaattgctcaaacaaaaatattttttaaatgtttgaaatATACTTTGAAGGTGATTACAAACATTTTCAACATAGGGTTGGGATCTGATCCatagaaatgtttaaattagacacgcaatttatattaaagcattttatatattagataatctCTACTGATATAATAATAGTCCAGTCGCGCTATAGCTGACCGTATCCCATATATACGAAAGATATCTGGCTCTGCAGAAAAATCTTGTACCAAGGCGACTGCTGTTTCATATTAAAGGCTTCTGAGCTGTTTATTGAACCGCGTAAATAGGTAGAAATTACTATCAGCTAGTTCCGGTGAAAATGGAGGATATTCCTTAACGGCAGCCAACGCTAGTCCAGACTTCTGCGCGGGGCGTTATCTTTAGCGAGTTTGCCACGCCGTTTACAGTTGGAGATGACGAACCAGTAGTAGTAGTTCATGCTCCTCAACTCCCAACTTTACTCTCAAGTCTTGATTTACCAGCTTCAATTAACGCAGTCAATTTTTTAAGCagaaatatgatattttattacctcacgaattataattttatcaattttttatgaaaatgccACAAACAaactacaaaacaaaattgattgcttttttattattatattataaagtatcTGGGCTATATCtgatagttttttttctttccaaGAAGCATGTCTCGCAATATCATGAATCTTCTGCTATCTGACGACATATATCGTAATTTTTTTGGGAATATGCATGCTGGGTTCCTGAGAATTGTCTTTCTAATGTTGCTGTGATCGAACTCACGACCTCACggtgagagtcgcatgcttaAGCCCaaagaccaacactgctccgaatagattaaaaataattttactgttTTCATgctcaattaaataaaaaatataccatacttatttattactatttgatATAACTGCATAAcccctatatattatgtataggcgcgaaggttaagaaaataaaattaataatcaatattaatgAGTTTTGATCAAACCAATATTTTATGTCTTCACTTACTGATTTATTCAGAACCAACTAGATGTAACATATTGATCCGCAAAATATTCCATCTTATTTACCTAAAGTTCAATCAATTTTATCTAACAAACACcagtaattaatttgtttatgtttttagaaataatatatcttatttaCAGATGAATACTCTTCAATGCCTCCTCTGTTCCAACTTGATGACTACGATACGTGTCTCGTTAAAAATGGAGTTTTCTGTCTCGGCTCCTTTCAACTCACTATTCCTAAAGACAATGGGTTGACCTCCATAGACAGCCCGAAAAACTTTGGCTACTCATATATAGACTACAGGGGCAAGAAACTCTATGATATCCTCCAGGTAAGTAAACATTCTAATACGGTATACAGAAATCAGTTTACAATTTCTGTCACGTAAACTGTTAAAATTTGATATTGTAGGCCCAAAGGCTTGTCGCTAGATATCGTGCTGGCTATTTTCGCAATTCACGGAATTCGTAGTAAAATagttttgtgatatttttaaatacatttaaaatctattatttagcCTTTTTGTGTATTGGCAGGCTAACTCCAATGAGAAACTTCGCTTCAATCATACACTAATCCATCGCGGGCTATGCTCAAGCTTGACCTGTTTTGGCAGGGCCGATGGCCATCTATCCAACCGAAAGCAATTCCAGCAGTGTGTTAACGATATTACCAGGTGAGAACGTGTATTCTTATAGTGTATCTTACAAGTTCGGTGGCAGATATGTAAGAGCCTCTGATACAGGTCTCAATATGGGTTAGACGCGACCCTGATCCGCCTGGATTACTGCAAGAGCGCGCAGACACCGCGACGCGTGCCGCCTGATGTCGCCGACCAGGGATTTTTCGCACTATGCGCCGCCCTCCTTGTGGCCAATCTTCTTGGAACTTTTTATGACCTCTTCAggaataaagataaaaaaggtATGTTTGTGTATATCCCTAGTACTGTTACCATCGGAGGGTGCTTTTTCAGTGGGAATAAAGGGCCGTGCCAAATCCACACTAAAGTCGTACGATCAAGTAGAAGCCCAATAATTGAGCCTTAAGTTAAAATTAGCCACTGTATTTTTTACAGgctttggaaaaaaattatatataataactctTGATGTTTATCttcataacattattaatattaattacttattacctggtaattaaaatgttttttagtaCAAAGCATTGTAAGAGGCAGCAAAAAAGGAATacataattaacattaatattttgtgtttactattattatattatagattaaaattaattactgaaacaaaaaaaggGTGCTTGTACCTACTTATGTAGGCGCGttataagttatacttctttggcattattaaaaatagtttttgattgcatgcaaataattaatttcaattaaataattaaagactggaaaaagagtcattatagtcaataaagttcagtttacatttgaaaaattaaataaataaatattctcttacattaagtgtaagataaattctattattattcgaatgttgttttttaattacgtccaatgccgtagcatcttccgtgggcaatttcattctgttaattttgtgacggtgcgcgcgcatcgtaaaatttcactctcatcaatttttcataacgcgcctaaagaagtataacttcaaaaacatacaaacacttacttttgtttttatatacttaaacatacatttcttataaaaaataaaaacggtCTAGAAAAAGCTAATAAACGTACGTATATGAAGTTTAGTGAATAAGAAGCAtactttaacaataattatttcggCGGGAGTAGAACATTTCTCAGACGTACGCTTAAGTAGTGGATCCTGATCCTCCTGGTGCTTCGACACGGCctcaatttattatatgacacagttaagataaaaaaagaatataccTAATTTCGTCATTTCCCGTTTTTAAACTTCTAGTAATTGACTGTGTTAACCTCCCGGACGCAAACTTAATGCCCTTGCCAAGCAAACTTGCCAACAAACGCACTAAACAGAAATACCCCAaggttttaataattgatGCTATCACAAATCTAACTTGTTCTGTCTTCTATTTATTCCTCTCCTTCTAAGTAAACCCTTAACCCTATAATTGTGTAATTTACGAACTGATGAAactgtattgttttaaaaaagttaaactgGTAAATCCAGCGTAAAACATgcaatcattaataataattaatttttttatgaagtttTTTTGTCCACATGACCTATCTTACTTTGTCATTTATACATGGCCATGGCGAATGGACTATAAGTAATCATgccataattaatattatgacttattaaattaaattaaatattatattatttttatttattaatctttattgttttttttttaaagatttgcCGTACTTGTACAGTTAGTATGTGACTGATttcttgaatttaaaaaatgtaaagaaataacCCGTATTTAACTATGTAAGTTAGACTGATCGAAAATCCTTCCTTTAGGTTGGAAGAACTGTTCACGATCCTTCCTCCGTTTTTAGATACTATCCTATAAAGATAAAGGTTCTCTGATTGACATAATTTGATCTTCGATTGCCTACAACAAGATGTTTGTCCTATACTTAATGGCAGATTCaatttcaatttctttttcaatttccattgtttaaaatagaaaataatccAATACTAgcttacatctaaaatattGTGTACGATACgcgatttataaataaaaactaacatgTTCGTTtgtgtacaaaaaaaaaaacacaatttcgTTCCGATATTTTGTGAAAATATAAACCTACtgaataaagtatatatagcAAAATGAGTTAAGTTTAGTCAATTaatgaacaaatttaaatacctCTCACTTCTTTCTTTATAGACAACCAGCTGCTCTTATCATGGTCTATCATCAACAACTTCAAGAAGCTTATTCACGTTTACCCCAACGAGGACACTCTTGTATCCCGGTTCAACCCCATACATGgcatcaagtaagtttaagttAAACAGAAATCTCCATTAATAACTGAATTCAAAAAATAACTacatcataattattatatctgtaactaattataacgaattaaagttaataaattgtaGCTCTCAATTGAAAATGATCGGCAATTCAATAATTGTGtgtcaaatattaaaaaaactcgGATTATTATAGCAcctatttcatatatttttcttactaGCATGGAATAGAATCTATTTTTAATGGCGTTAAAGTTACTCTTATTCGTGAAATTGTTTGCGAATTGTTTTCAGATCCGTTACTCTTATCGTGGTGATCTTCGCTCATTCGGTGACTGTTTCACACATTAGCTACTTGCACAATCCGGACTTTTTGGAAACAGTAAGTAGTCCGCTGCATTTAATAGCGCACTGTTAATTCTTCTATTATTTCAtcaatttatcttttttatattggtgatatttaaattttgaatgtaAATTTAACTATGTACagtaatatatcaaatatgCCAAAGTTGctttttttgtaattcaattatattgctactgataatatgtaatatgctcgtgaaaataaaatttatattatttattttatcattactaAAAGTCGTAATGAAATTACTATTGGttattagaaattataaaatgcttTGACTAATTAACTCGAAATAGGTATCTAATATTCATGTTGTATagaaaaatcatataaaacataacaaatcgTGTGCAGGCTGGACCGatatatgattttaatatatccattttttaaagattcactagaaattttccttaatcagaaaaattttcttaatatattgttgttgttcgtaataaaaaattaaataaattctgaTCTATATCTAGCAACGGCAGAACCCACTGGCTTTGATTTTTACGAATGGCAGCATCGCTGTGCAGGGCTATATATTGCTATCCAGCTTTCTCTTCATCCACAACTTCCAATTGATGGAATCACGTCACAAGATCTCAAGCATTCAACTTTTCTTCATTATGCTTCTACGAAGAATGACCAGGTATACCGACTTCCCGACATACGGATGTTGCAACGGATGCCATTGTTTGAATATCGATTGAAACACATTTTGTGTATGCGTGGGCGAAGGCACAGGTCACATTTTGCACTGATGAAAGATTAATGCTTAATTTTACCACCGTTCTGTGACTGTTTTGCACACATATAATACACACATGtaatacaaaaacttaaataaggCCGGTATGGGGCCGTTCAACTATTAtctaagcagatttactgcaattaaCCACCCCCCACCCACTCTTGTCAGCAAAGTAAGCAAAGGTCTCAAAAAGAAGAgagtacataaattatttttttaaaaataataaaaaatattattttgtaggaatttgtataaaattatttttttgtaggaatcctggaatatgtgaaaaaaataaataatagtgtctatgtaatcaccaaataagaaaatcaaagaaccTCCCCTATAATGCTTACGTAATGCTTAAACGGCCCCTACctgatatattaaaacaaaccttAGAGTATATAGCTAgcttatatgtatttatggaTTTGTTATTATAGTAGGTACCGTGTAAACGCTTTATAACGGTgactctctataacgtaaagaCGAGTTAAATTTACTTGGTTTAACACAATACGCATACATTAAATCTTCCCTctgtataacaaataaaaatgctcGGTCCCGTGAAATTCATTATAAAGAGCATAACGaatttacactgtatttatattatatatattccaGAATATTACCTGTATACATGTTCATGGTGTATTTCACGGCAACGTGGAGCCGATTTCTGGGTGACGGTCCACTATGGATCCCGATCATGGATAAGGAGGCTCAACTCTGCCGGCTCA is a genomic window of Pieris napi chromosome 2, ilPieNapi1.2, whole genome shotgun sequence containing:
- the LOC125062979 gene encoding O-acyltransferase like protein-like; amino-acid sequence: MRLLRLYNSWCEYNRFSVKLDGGSVVRMDTCFALMLLASAASGTSLKDEYSSMPPLFQLDDYDTCLVKNGVFCLGSFQLTIPKDNGLTSIDSPKNFGYSYIDYRGKKLYDILQANSNEKLRFNHTLIHRGLCSSLTCFGRADGHLSNRKQFQQCVNDITRSQYGLDATLIRLDYCKSAQTPRRVPPDVADQGFFALCAALLVANLLGTFYDLFRNKDKKDNQLLLSWSIINNFKKLIHVYPNEDTLVSRFNPIHGIKSVTLIVVIFAHSVTVSHISYLHNPDFLETQRQNPLALIFTNGSIAVQGYILLSSFLFIHNFQLMESRHKISSIQLFFIMLLRRMTRILPVYMFMVYFTATWSRFLGDGPLWIPIMDKEAQLCRLKWWSHALFIHNLYRPNDRCLLQTWFVAVDMQLYALAILLALVLSQRRRAAIKTLLVMFVVAVLCIFVAAYTYNLNAMFFISTPEYVRKLFHGEPSFNWLYSAPWGSLPASLLGVMLGFLYYNLREDKINLQNYRWFRVLYRISIVGIFAWMLSAYLLPQKPSYLLTTVYAAIDRPIYAIFFSVILLGSIYRIDQLWWRFMSWSGWQVFGRMTLCIYMIHWSFNLLQIALQTNTNEMSFFKIGGHWFVTIFMTCITSIPLHIMVEKPIQMFLRASLNI